Proteins encoded within one genomic window of Deltaproteobacteria bacterium:
- a CDS encoding HAMP domain-containing protein, with translation MSIRFSIKTKIFCGIVIPASLLVFVIYLDYVHLGSLGRSAKLILSKNYRSIQAAHQIRQHLEARQGLVLDTLLLDKKTGLRDLALDEKISGLLKICKDNITESGEEHIIDDLLSKYAQYDLLFETLFNAENEKIGRKELYPDLIASNTALYADLNALILINEKAMKDAEAETKKIAKQALHYSMTLLITAIVFTAILSYILSTKISRPLIRLAQGLAGVKEGRGDYPQLSITTQDEIGFLTSEFNRLFQRLKAAEKSKARQAEQAKARFIADLSHQLKTPMTSLSMSVGILSDKAPALFGGKYGQLIETAKEDLARLSALINELVDISRLGRMAKPKTKEVLNIEEVVNGCLKPLLYQAKEKGINLEMEFEPGLPPIAIDSFRFPWVVTNLVGNAIRYTDREGRVALRVEKRGSRCYFQCSDTGVGIEEKYLPKIFDRFTQFSEREEMGTIGLGLAIVKEIIEQHGGDISVTSKVGRGTTFTFWIPTETEDVNEESASR, from the coding sequence ATGAGTATAAGGTTTTCAATAAAGACAAAGATCTTTTGCGGTATTGTTATCCCAGCGTCGCTCTTGGTCTTTGTCATATATCTGGATTACGTTCATTTAGGCTCTCTTGGGCGTTCCGCTAAGCTGATTCTTTCTAAGAACTATAGAAGTATTCAGGCGGCCCATCAGATCAGGCAGCACCTGGAGGCCCGGCAAGGTCTCGTCCTTGACACTTTGTTGTTGGACAAGAAAACAGGCTTGCGAGACCTTGCTTTGGATGAAAAGATTTCAGGGCTTCTCAAAATTTGCAAAGATAATATTACTGAATCAGGTGAAGAGCACATTATTGACGATTTGCTTAGTAAGTACGCCCAATACGATCTTCTTTTCGAAACTCTATTCAATGCCGAAAATGAAAAAATAGGACGAAAGGAGTTATACCCTGACCTTATTGCCTCAAATACTGCTCTCTATGCAGACCTGAATGCCCTGATTCTAATAAACGAGAAAGCAATGAAAGACGCCGAGGCGGAAACCAAGAAAATCGCCAAACAGGCTTTACACTATTCCATGACCTTACTCATTACTGCTATCGTTTTCACCGCAATCCTAAGTTACATACTATCAACAAAGATTTCACGCCCCCTGATCCGCTTGGCTCAGGGCCTTGCCGGTGTTAAAGAGGGTCGAGGCGATTATCCCCAGCTTTCCATCACTACTCAGGATGAGATCGGGTTTTTGACCTCAGAATTCAACAGGCTCTTTCAGCGTCTTAAAGCTGCTGAAAAGTCAAAGGCTCGCCAAGCCGAGCAGGCCAAGGCTCGTTTTATAGCCGATCTTTCCCATCAGCTTAAGACTCCTATGACTTCGCTTTCGATGAGCGTTGGGATTCTTTCGGACAAAGCACCCGCATTATTTGGCGGAAAGTATGGGCAATTGATTGAAACTGCAAAAGAAGACTTAGCCAGACTATCGGCGCTGATCAATGAACTCGTTGATATTTCAAGACTGGGCCGGATGGCAAAACCAAAAACCAAAGAAGTACTGAACATAGAAGAGGTGGTGAATGGATGTCTCAAACCGCTTCTTTACCAAGCCAAGGAAAAGGGTATCAATCTGGAGATGGAGTTCGAACCCGGACTTCCGCCTATTGCCATCGATTCCTTCAGGTTTCCCTGGGTTGTCACCAATTTGGTAGGCAATGCCATACGATATACAGACAGGGAAGGTCGCGTTGCACTGCGGGTGGAAAAGCGCGGAAGCAGGTGCTATTTCCAATGTTCCGATACAGGAGTCGGCATTGAGGAGAAATACCTGCCAAAGATTTTTGATCGCTTTACGCAGTTTTCAGAGCGGGAAGAGATGGGCACCATCGGCTTGGGGCTGGCCATTGTTAAGGAGATCATAGAACAGCACGGGGGGGATATCAGCGTAACCAGCAAGGTCGGCAGGGGCACAACCTTTACTTTCTGGATACCGACCGAGACAGAGGACGTCAATGAAGAGAGTGCTAGTCGTTGA
- a CDS encoding sigma-54-dependent Fis family transcriptional regulator, translated as MKRVLVVDDDKNILTTLQIHLEDMGMEPVTAGAGREAVEVFKQVRPSIVLLDLKLPDMDGLEVLKEIVATQIKTFVVIITAYATIDTAVDAVKMGAFDYLPKPFTPSQITHVLEKIAKVRQLESEVETLKEKLRGVEREGDFITRNRTVRATLKTARQVADSNASVLISGESGTGKGVLARLIHGWSPRKDGPFVTVDCTALQEKLLESDLFGHVKGAFTGAIRDKVGKLKTADGGTVFLDEVADMSPEIQAKLLHFLQYREFEKLGDTKVLQVDTRVIAASNRDLEELVQEKLFRHDLYYRLNVVEIFMPPLRERPEDIRLLAEHYLKKFSKENNRNVNGIDDQAIEILRSYTWPGNIRELINVIERGTILSRQDRLTPEDLPAHLVDFAPGKDSDQKLRPLSEVEKAHIKEVLLHTRSMEEAAQALGIDPATLWRKRKKYHLD; from the coding sequence ATGAAGAGAGTGCTAGTCGTTGATGATGACAAGAACATCTTGACTACCTTGCAAATTCACCTGGAAGACATGGGGATGGAGCCCGTGACGGCCGGGGCAGGTCGCGAGGCAGTCGAAGTATTTAAACAGGTGAGGCCAAGTATTGTGCTCCTGGACCTCAAACTCCCGGACATGGATGGCTTGGAGGTCCTCAAAGAGATCGTTGCCACTCAAATCAAGACCTTTGTAGTCATCATTACCGCTTACGCCACCATCGATACAGCAGTTGACGCCGTTAAGATGGGGGCCTTTGATTACCTCCCCAAACCATTTACACCATCGCAGATAACTCATGTACTGGAAAAGATTGCAAAGGTCCGCCAACTTGAGTCGGAGGTTGAGACCCTAAAGGAAAAACTCAGGGGCGTCGAGCGAGAGGGTGATTTTATCACCAGGAACAGGACAGTGCGCGCCACGCTCAAGACGGCCCGGCAAGTGGCCGACTCGAATGCCAGTGTGTTGATTAGCGGGGAGAGCGGCACGGGTAAAGGGGTCCTTGCGCGCCTGATACACGGCTGGAGTCCGAGAAAAGATGGCCCCTTTGTCACGGTCGATTGTACTGCGTTACAGGAAAAGCTGTTGGAAAGCGACCTTTTTGGCCACGTGAAAGGGGCCTTCACCGGGGCCATACGCGATAAGGTGGGCAAGCTAAAGACGGCCGACGGTGGGACGGTGTTCCTGGACGAGGTTGCAGATATGTCGCCGGAGATTCAGGCGAAGCTTCTGCATTTTTTGCAATATAGGGAGTTTGAGAAGCTGGGAGACACAAAAGTTCTGCAAGTTGACACACGTGTCATCGCGGCCTCCAATCGTGACCTTGAGGAGCTTGTTCAGGAAAAGCTCTTTCGCCACGATCTTTATTACAGGCTCAACGTGGTAGAAATTTTCATGCCCCCTCTGCGTGAACGTCCCGAGGACATTAGACTCTTGGCAGAGCACTATCTGAAGAAGTTTTCAAAGGAGAATAATAGAAACGTCAATGGAATTGATGACCAAGCCATTGAAATTCTACGGTCTTATACGTGGCCCGGAAATATCCGCGAACTGATAAATGTCATTGAGAGAGGAACGATTCTGAGCCGTCAGGACCGCCTCACGCCCGAGGACCTTCCAGCCCACTTAGTAGACTTCGCACCCGGAAAAGATTCAGATCAGAAACTGCGCCCCCTATCTGAAGTGGAAAAGGCTCATATCAAAGAGGTACTTCTACACACCCGATCCATGGAAGAGGCGGCACAAGCCCTTGGTATTGACCCGGCCACCCTCTGGCGCAAACGCAAAAAGTATCATTTGGACTGA
- a CDS encoding ATPase has protein sequence MNFFLKQFRKAHPATLLLLSYLVAIGLGTCLLLMPQATVSGSISFIDALFTATSALCVTGLVVADTGTYFSLFGQGIILVLIQLGGLGIMTFSVFFFLSIGKKVAFRQRMVMQETFAHMPREDIYRLVSAIFSFTAVAELVGALLLFIHWTGEYPLSQAAYMAIFHSVSAFCNAGFALFSNSFMDYRGALLLNFTVCGLIILGGIGFPVIYEIFSKTGARLEGHVKFSVQTKTVLLTTCILIIFGMAILGVAEHSVSLRDCSFAESLLAALFQSVTARTAGFNTVHMAALSNATLGLMIFLMFIGASPGSCGGGVKTTTFAVLGALTWSRLRRRIRVNMFKKSIPRETVSRSISLYVLAVGFTGTILALLLLTQQGAATPAASRGQFLEYLFEVVSAFGTVGLSMGATAKINSCGKILIIVMMLIGRVGVLTFSYIIAGAEAKNGIEYAEENIMIG, from the coding sequence ATGAACTTTTTCTTGAAGCAATTCAGAAAGGCCCATCCGGCCACACTCTTATTGTTGAGCTACCTGGTAGCCATTGGTCTGGGGACGTGCCTGTTGTTGATGCCTCAAGCCACAGTTTCAGGATCAATTTCCTTCATCGATGCACTGTTTACTGCCACATCTGCCCTTTGTGTTACTGGGCTCGTGGTTGCGGACACGGGGACCTATTTCAGCCTGTTCGGTCAGGGCATCATTCTGGTGCTCATCCAGTTGGGCGGATTGGGTATTATGACGTTTTCGGTGTTCTTTTTCCTCTCAATTGGCAAGAAGGTGGCCTTCCGGCAGCGGATGGTCATGCAGGAGACCTTTGCCCATATGCCCAGAGAGGACATCTACCGCCTAGTGAGTGCAATCTTTTCTTTCACTGCTGTTGCGGAACTGGTGGGAGCATTACTGCTTTTCATACACTGGACCGGAGAATATCCCCTTAGCCAAGCTGCGTACATGGCGATCTTCCACTCTGTCTCTGCCTTCTGTAACGCAGGGTTTGCCTTGTTCAGCAATAGCTTCATGGACTACCGGGGGGCCTTGTTATTGAACTTTACGGTCTGCGGCTTGATCATACTCGGTGGAATCGGCTTTCCTGTGATCTACGAAATCTTCAGCAAAACGGGCGCCCGTCTAGAAGGCCACGTCAAATTTTCAGTTCAAACCAAAACAGTCCTGCTTACGACTTGCATTCTCATAATCTTCGGAATGGCTATTTTGGGGGTTGCAGAACACAGTGTCTCTCTCAGAGATTGTTCTTTCGCAGAAAGCCTGTTAGCCGCTCTGTTTCAATCTGTTACGGCCCGGACAGCCGGGTTCAATACTGTACACATGGCGGCTCTGAGCAACGCCACGTTGGGTTTGATGATTTTTCTTATGTTCATCGGGGCCTCTCCTGGTTCATGCGGTGGAGGTGTGAAAACCACCACTTTTGCCGTGTTGGGGGCCTTAACCTGGAGCCGTTTGCGTCGAAGAATCCGTGTGAATATGTTCAAAAAGAGTATTCCCAGAGAAACCGTCTCCAGAAGCATATCTCTCTACGTATTGGCTGTCGGCTTCACAGGCACTATTCTTGCCCTGCTCCTGTTGACCCAGCAAGGTGCCGCGACTCCCGCGGCAAGCAGAGGACAGTTTCTGGAATACTTATTCGAAGTCGTGTCGGCCTTTGGTACCGTGGGACTCTCCATGGGAGCGACTGCAAAAATAAATAGCTGCGGGAAGATCTTGATCATCGTCATGATGCTCATCGGCCGTGTAGGAGTGCTGACCTTTTCTTATATTATCGCAGGCGCAGAAGCAAAAAACGGCATCGAATACGCTGAGGAAAACATCATGATCGGTTAA
- a CDS encoding TrkA family potassium uptake protein, with translation MKRFAVIGLGHFGFHVAKTLFEDGQEVIAIDKDRGRVQEIEPFCSQAIVMDVMDKERLKALGLEDVDAAIISTGEAISASILLTLHLHEFGVKKILAKALNEDHGRILEKVGAAEIIFPEKAMAIKVARSLSTPNIMDFILLSEDYNLMQIAPPQAFVGKSLKDLDLRVKYNVHVIAIKELVPENFVLVPPADFVIKDSDVLIMLGKPQDIRRIKDFK, from the coding sequence ATGAAACGATTTGCAGTCATTGGCCTGGGCCATTTTGGCTTTCACGTGGCCAAAACGCTCTTTGAGGATGGCCAAGAAGTGATAGCCATTGACAAGGACCGGGGCCGCGTCCAAGAAATTGAACCTTTTTGTTCTCAAGCCATTGTCATGGATGTCATGGACAAAGAGCGACTAAAAGCCCTAGGCCTTGAGGATGTGGATGCCGCGATAATCAGCACTGGTGAAGCGATAAGCGCCAGCATATTGCTCACGCTCCATCTGCATGAGTTCGGTGTCAAGAAGATATTGGCTAAAGCGCTGAATGAAGACCACGGCAGAATTTTGGAAAAGGTAGGCGCTGCGGAAATCATATTCCCGGAAAAGGCCATGGCCATTAAGGTAGCCCGGAGTCTATCCACGCCCAACATCATGGATTTCATCCTTCTATCAGAGGACTACAACCTGATGCAAATAGCTCCTCCGCAGGCATTTGTCGGCAAATCCCTCAAGGACCTGGATCTGCGAGTGAAATACAACGTCCATGTCATCGCCATCAAGGAGCTTGTTCCGGAAAACTTCGTTCTTGTGCCTCCGGCCGATTTTGTCATAAAAGACAGTGACGTTCTTATCATGCTCGGCAAGCCTCAAGATATCAGGCGCATCAAGGACTTCAAATAG